The Alkalihalobacillus sp. TS-13 genomic interval AATTTGGTTGCGGGGATAGGATTTGAACCTACGACCTTCGGGTTATGAGCCCGACGAGCTACCAGACTGCTCCACCCCGCGACAATAAAAAGTTTATGGACGATGATTGTCCAAATTGATGCTGAAGTATGAAAACGTTGTTCCTACCTGTCCCTTCCTCTACTAGCTTATGCTTACGATGCTAGCTCCGTCGGGACAACTCATCGCTTATTCATGAAGCATCGTTCGTTGCTCCACCCCGCGACGACTAAAGATATGTTATGAAATAATAATGGAGGAGGTAGAGGGATTCGAACCCCCGCGGGCTGTTACACCCCTGGCGGTTTTCAAGACCGCTCCCTTCAGCCAGACTTGGGTATACCTCCGTTGGATAAGTGGTGGACCCTGTAGGACTCGAACCTACGACCAATCGGTTATGAGCCGACTGCTCTGACCAACTGAGCTAAGGGTCCAAATAATTATGTACTTGTATAGATGGTTGATGGGGCGGCTGATGGGAATTGAACCCACGAATGCCGGAACCACAATCCGGTGCGTTAACCACTTCGCCACAACCGCCATGCGAATTTATTGAATGGTAGCGGCGGAGGGGATCGAACCCCCGACCTCACGGGTATGAACCGTACGCTCTAGCCAGCTGAGCTACACCGCCATGGCTCCACAGGCAGGACTCGAACCTGCGACCGATCGGTTAACAGCCGATAGCTCTACCACTGAGCTACTGTGGAATAATAATTTAACGACAAGATTTAGAATAACATTTTTCATCCTGTTTGTCAATGTATTTTTAATGTTCACCAGGTAAAGCAAATCAGGGACAAGAAATAATATATCATGTTCTGCCCCTGTATGCAATACGAATTTATAAGACACGGAATAAGAAATAGATGACCATACCGAGTTGGATGATAAACTTTACTGTTGTACCCCCGATAAATCCTAATAAAGAGCCAATACCCACACGAATCGCTTGTTTAAAATCACCTTTTTGATGAATCAGCTCTCCGACAATCGCACCGATAAACGGACCGATCAGGATCCCTATTATAGGAATGATGAATGGGCCGACGATAATACCGATCGTACTTCCCCAAATCGCATGCTTACTTCCCCCCCTCTTCTTTACGCCAAAATAGTTACTTGCATAATCAGTAGCATATAAAAGAAGAACAAGTATTCCCTGAATGATCCAGAACCACAGTCCTAAGGGGTCGAAACTGAACATCCATCCATAGACTAGAAAACCAGCAATAAGAAAAAGAGAGGCCGGTAAAACCGGATAAATAAGTCCTATGAATGAAAGGACAAATAAAACTCCGATTACCAGCCAAGCAATGATTGTCATCTTATTCTTCTTCTCCTAAAACATACTCAGCAATATTCACTGCATGGTCTCCGATCCGTTCAAGGTTACTGATGATATCAACGAAGACGATACCAGAAGCCCCACTGCATTTACCTTCATTCAAGCGTAAAATATGCTGTTTACGTAATGTTCTCTCCATTTTATCGATTGCATCTTCCATTTTGACAACTTTACGCGCTTTTTCCTTGTCGTTTTCTTCAATTGCATGGAATGCTTCATCGATTGTTGACATCGTCAATTGGAACATTTCTTCTAAATCAGCTTTTGCTTTATCTGAGATGACGACTTTATGGGTCAATTGATATTCAACTAATTCAATGATGTTTTCCATATGGTCTCCGATTCGCTCAATATCACGTACAGAATCCATTAGAATTGAATGTTGTTCAGAATCATGAGCAGATAACGTATACGATGATAGTTTAACTAGATACTCTGTAATACGTTGATCTAAATTGTTGATTGCTTCTTCATATTGATAAGCTTTTTCAGCGTTCTTTTTATGATTTGAATTTAGATATTCGAACGATTCAGTCAATCCGTTCTTAGCATACTCCGCCATTCGCATGACTTCCATCTTCGCTTGTCCTAAAGCAACGGCAGGAGAACGTTCTAAGAAGATCGGATCGAGATGTTTCGCTTTATATTCGATCACACCGTCATCTCCAGGGACGAGCTTCGTAACGATATAAGCTAATACTCCTATGAACCAGACTTGAATCAATGTATTCAAGATATTAAATGATCCATGGGCAAAGGCAATTTGCATTTTTGGTTCAAGGTCTAACCAACTTGTCAGGAATTCTACATAAGCTGTAAATGGACTAATCAATAGTAAAAAAACGGTTGTTCCTAGTAAGTTGAAGATAACATGGGTCAAAGCTGCTCTTCTCGCTGCCACACTTGCACCAATGGCTGCAAGAACCGCTGTAATCGTTGTCCCGATATTATCACCAAATAATACAGGTAGAGCTGCGTCCAATTCTAATGAACCTTGTGAATACAATTCTTGAAGGATACCAATTGTTGCACTGGAGCTTTGAACGACTACTGTAAATAAAGTACCGATCACTACCCCAAGAACTCCATTCTCACTCATGTCTACAGTCAAGTCCTGGAATGCTTGAAGACCTCGTAAAGGCTTCATTCCATCACCCATCAGTTCAAGTCCGTAGAACAATGCACCGAAACCAAAAATAATTTGACCGATATTCTTCATTTTCTTTGAACTGAAGAAGAAGATAATCAAAGTACCAACAGCGATGATTGGTAACGCATATGCTCCTATATCAATACCAATGATGAAAGCCGTCACCGTAGTACCTATATTAGCACCCATAATAACACCGATCGCCTGGCGAAGGGTCATGAAACCTGCATTGACAAGTCCAACCGTCAATACTGTCGTACCGGAACTTGATTGAATCAAAATGGTAACGATAATACCAGCAAGTACACCCATGAAAGGATTTGAGGTAAAGCGATCAAGGATATCCCTTAAACGATCACCTGCAGAATTTTGAAGTCCTTCTCCCATATACTTGATTCCGAATAAGAAGATACCAAGTCCACCAAGAAATTCAAATATCAATTTCTGAATATCTAAATCCAAGTTTTTTCAACTCCCACGCATATATTCGACTTAATTTGCCTCATTCATTATTAACTAACTTCGTTTTGTTTGTAAAGTCTTTTAAGGGTATTTAATTATTTTGTAAAACATTATATTATTACAATGGCATTTTTTCCCTGAGTGGCATTTTTTATCTTGTCCGTACTGTTCAGTAAAGATACAATGATTTTAGAGAATGGCTTTGTTATACTTTATTATTGATTTGGCGAAATTCACTCCCTTTCCGCGGACAATCGAAAAGCGGAAGCGACCCGTATTGTCACAAAGGTCGAGGACTGACGAGGAAGCTGTCGCTTTCGAAGGAAGTTTGAAGTGATCCAAGTGACTGGTCGCTGAGCTGGACATCACTTCCGTGCATGATCCCTATATCCGCGAGCCTCCTCGCGAGTTCCTCGCTGTGTGGTCTCGCCTGGCCCATTTTCCCGCAGGAGTGTCGTGAATTTCGATAAATCAAACTTAGTTAGATATCAACAGTATTAATTAACAAAACCTATAGAATAAAAGGGGGAACACGATGAATATATTCAAACAGTTTGTAATGAGCTTGTATTCACCTAAAACGGTGGCCATGTTCCGTTTTCAGAAAATCGGAAAGACAATTGGATATGTTTTTGTCATGATGTTAATCAGTTTCATATTTGTAGGGACGAATATTGCTTTATCAATCACGAATGTCGTCAATGAATTCGAAGGCGCTCTTGAAGAAGATATTCCTTCATTTCAATTCCAAGATGGACATTTGACATCCGATATTTCTGAACCAATTATTCGTCAGGACGGAAAACAAACTTTCATTTTTGATACCACTGGAGAAACGACAAGAGATGATCTCGATCAATATTCGGATGTCGTAGCAATTTTAGACGATCGCCTCATAGTTGTTTCTGCTGGCCAGGCAGACACTTTCGACTATGGAATGATGCAGGATGTCAGTTTTCAAAAAAGCGATATCGTCAATTTCTTAGATTCAGCTAATACTTTATTACCCTTGATCATCAGTGTGATAATCCTTGTTTCGTATATTTTCATGACTGCACTAAAGTTTATTGGGATTACGGTCCTTGCACTGATCGGGCTGATTCTCAAAAATACGATGAAAAGAAAGCTTTCTTACGGACAATTATGGATTCTCTCTGCTTACACAGTGACTCTTCCAACAATCTTTTTTGCGATTACAGAAGCTTTAAACATCATCATCCCAGGGCAATTCTTTCTTTATTGGGCTGTCGCGATCTTTTTCCTGTCACAAGTCATTAAATTTGTGCCCTTACCTAAAACAACAGAAACTGAATGATGATGCTCACACACCAAAAGAGGATGACAACAATGTCACCCTCTTTTTTAACACATTATTTGAAAAGGTTTTTCAATGCTTCAATCAATTGAATCAGGAAATCAAGAATTGTTCTGATGAATCCCTGCGTTTCTTCTTTATTAAGAAATTCACTTAAGTTATTCCGTACATTTTCAAGGTTATTTTTCACCTGGTCCCAATCAATGTTCAAATCTTTCATCTTGTTGAACAAGGATACAAGACCGTTCAGTTCTTCATCCGTTAATGTGATGCCAACATCTTCTGCCACACGTTGAATCAACGCACGGAGGTCCTCTTCTGTTTCAACAGGGTTTTCGGCCAACTCTTGCTTGATTTTTGTCATCAGTTCAGTCGCTTTTTCCGCACCGACACGATCACCAAGCTTGACCGTTTTCACCATTTCTTCATTCGCTACCTGTTTCTTCTCTTCAGGGATTTCAACATCTGCTTTGACTTCATAAGCTTTTAAAATACCTGTTAGTGCAGCTGTTCCAGAGACTTCGAATGGAGCTGTCACATAGATATCCGCATCAGTAACACCCGCGGTTGTGAGTGCGTTTGCGTACATTTCTTCGGTTACCCAATTGATGTTGTTCGTCTCTACATTCAGTCCGGAATCCTTTTCACCGACTGTAATTTTAGTAGAAGAAATCGCTTTAGATCCGATTTGTGCTTTTGATATATATTCACCTAAGTATTGATGCTCTTCTTCATTTGTTACGGTAACAGTTTCAACATCTGCGGGTACATCCATTTCTTTCAATAGATCTTGTTTCTGACTATCAGTTAAATCTTCCCCCAATGTGACGATGATATCACCAGGTGCTGCATCTGCTAACGCAACTCCCGGAATCATACAAGCAACTAAAATCATGATTGCAATCCATTTTTTAAATCTCATGTTTTCTCTCCTTTTATGAAAGAATTCCCTATACCATACGTTTAAAATCTGTTTTTTTGTAGGTACTTCCTATATTTTACAACGCATAACAGGACCTGGCTATCTTTATTTTCAGGCTTTGTTAACTAATAATATTGATTTCTGACTAAGTTTGATTGCAGCGAAATGTCCTCCAGTGACCTTCGTGACAATACGGGTTGCTTCCGCTTTTCGATTGCCCGCGGAAAGGGAGTGAATTTCGCAAAACTCAACAATAAAGTATAACAAAGCCGATTTTTAAGATAACTCTACTGATATTAGACGCTTTAATAGAAGTTTGGTTTCATTTGGAAGTGAAAAATAACATGAATACTGCAGTTGGACAGGCATATACATTTACTAGAGCGATTGGTAGATTCGATATCTGACGCGGGAGGAATCGATCATGAAAAAATTTATTATCACGAGTCTGATCATTCTATTCTTCTATAGTGCATATTTTGATTTGAAAGTTGGGACATTACCGACATCCGCCAAAAATGATGCCGAAGTTCAAGTGGCAAATTCCGTTCCGGCCGATGAGGTAGTTTATAAAGAAATCCAGGTCCAGCCCGGGGAGACTGTATTGACGATTTTGGAGCGTATTCATAATGGTAGTATCCCCGTATCGATTGAGAAAGCAGTATCTGAATTCGAGCGGTTGAACCCTAATACATCGGCTCATTCAATCCAAGCAAATAAGACGTATCGCTTCCCATTCTTCGACTAGGACACATTTCCTTGCCAAAACCTTCAAACCATTGCTAAAATGAAAGACGGTACTATATGTAATCCACGTCCTTAAAGGAGCGATATATACATGAGTGAAATTACTCACCGTACGAAAACAAGACCGGTTAGAGTCGGGAACCTGACAATCGGCGGTAATAATGAAGTCGTTGTCCAGAGTATGACGACAACCAAAACACATGATGTAGAAGCAACAGTCAAAGAAATCCATCGTTTAGAAGAGGCAGGCTGTCAGATCGTTCGTGTCGCTTGTCCTGATATGAAAGCAGCAGAAGCAATTGCTGACATCAAAAAACAAATAAACATTCCATTAGTAGTTGATATCCACTTCGATTATAAGCTCGCACTTAAAGCGATTGAAGGCGGAGCAGATAAAATCCGGATCAACCCTGGTAATATCGGACGAAAAGAGAAGGTGGAAGCTGTCGTGAAGGCAGCGAAAGAGAAAGGGATTCCAATTCGTATCGGTGTCAACGCTGGTTCATTAGAACGTAAAATCCTTGAAAAATACGGCTATCCAACAGCAGATGGAATGGTTGAGAGTGCCTTGAGCCATATTAAAATTCTTGAGGATTTGGATTTCCACGACATCATCGTTTCGATGAAAGCATCTGATGTCAATCTAGCTGTCGAGGCGTATGAAAAAGCTTCGAAAGCATTTGATTATCCGTTGCATTTGGGAATCACCGAATCCGGAACTTTGTTTGCAGGAACTGTGAAAAGTGCTGCAGGACTTGGCATCATACTGCATAAAGGAATCGGAAATACAGTACGTATTTCCTTAAGTGCAGATCCTGTTGAAGAAGTGAAGGTCGCTCGCGAATTGTTGAAAACATTCGGTTTAGCCTCGAACGCAGCAACCTTGATTTCTTGCCCTACATGCGGCCGAATTGAAATTGATCTGATTTCGATTGCAAATGAAGTCGAAGAATATATTTCAAAAATCAAAGCACCTCTTAAGGTCGCTGTTCTTGGATGTGCAGTCAACGGTCCAGGTGAAGCACGGGAAGCGGATATCGGCATTGCCGGGGCACGCGGTGAAGGTCTTCTTTTCCGCCATGGAGAAATTATCCGGAAGATTCCAGAGGATACGATGGTTGATGAGTTGAAAAAAGAAGTCGATAAGTTAGCGAAGGAATATCACGAGAAAAAAGAAAAAGAAGAAGCAGAACAACAAGTATAAAACAAGCCATTGAAAAGAGCCGTCTCAAACGGCTCTTTTTTAGTATTATGTTATTCTCCATCCCACCATTGTGTTTTCTCTGAAATTGGTTTTCGCGGTGAAGCTTTCGGTTCCGCTGCGGGATATCCAATATATAAAAACCCCATAATTTGTCCTTTTTCCGAGACTCCGAATGCTTCTTTCATTTTCAGAGTGTAAGTTGGCTCTCCCGTTCGCCATATTGATCCAAGTCCTAGTGAATGAGCAGCGAGCATCATATTTTGTGCAGCACACGCACAAGCAGCTACCTCTTCGACCCATACAACCTTTTCTTGGTCGCTGGGTTCCATTATCATGACAATGATTACCGGTGCTCTTCTTGCTTTTTTAAAGCCTTTTTCTTTGGCTAATTCAATCTCCTCTTCTGTTGGATCCGTCAAGTCCTCAATTGCAAATTCTCCATATATCCTTCCTAGGACATCTCTTCCTTTACCACTTAGGACGATGAAATTCCATGGTTCTGTCCGATAATGATTAGGTGCCCATGTTCCTGCTTCAAGAATTGTCTTGATCAATTTTTTATCAGGAACCTCATCCTCCACCTTACCTATCGTCCGTCTTGTTCTGATCGCTTCGATTATATCCATAAGGATCACCTCAAATTGATTATCATTATCATATGTATTTATTTTATGGGAAGAAGATACATGAATCCAAATGATTTCCTTTATAAACACAGTGGTTTATTAATATTTAAATTTTGCTTTGTTAATATGCCCGATATTCACTTCACTTGTCACGGGAGATCCTTGGCTCATCCAAGCAGAAGTGTCGTGAAATCATTAAAAGATCAACAATAAAAACGAAGGCAGGATGAACTGCCTTCGCTTCGACACTAAAAGAATGGAGC includes:
- a CDS encoding DUF456 domain-containing protein, whose protein sequence is MTIIAWLVIGVLFVLSFIGLIYPVLPASLFLIAGFLVYGWMFSFDPLGLWFWIIQGILVLLLYATDYASNYFGVKKRGGSKHAIWGSTIGIIVGPFIIPIIGILIGPFIGAIVGELIHQKGDFKQAIRVGIGSLLGFIGGTTVKFIIQLGMVIYFLFRVL
- a CDS encoding Na/Pi cotransporter family protein: MDLDIQKLIFEFLGGLGIFLFGIKYMGEGLQNSAGDRLRDILDRFTSNPFMGVLAGIIVTILIQSSSGTTVLTVGLVNAGFMTLRQAIGVIMGANIGTTVTAFIIGIDIGAYALPIIAVGTLIIFFFSSKKMKNIGQIIFGFGALFYGLELMGDGMKPLRGLQAFQDLTVDMSENGVLGVVIGTLFTVVVQSSSATIGILQELYSQGSLELDAALPVLFGDNIGTTITAVLAAIGASVAARRAALTHVIFNLLGTTVFLLLISPFTAYVEFLTSWLDLEPKMQIAFAHGSFNILNTLIQVWFIGVLAYIVTKLVPGDDGVIEYKAKHLDPIFLERSPAVALGQAKMEVMRMAEYAKNGLTESFEYLNSNHKKNAEKAYQYEEAINNLDQRITEYLVKLSSYTLSAHDSEQHSILMDSVRDIERIGDHMENIIELVEYQLTHKVVISDKAKADLEEMFQLTMSTIDEAFHAIEENDKEKARKVVKMEDAIDKMERTLRKQHILRLNEGKCSGASGIVFVDIISNLERIGDHAVNIAEYVLGEEE
- a CDS encoding DUF1189 domain-containing protein; amino-acid sequence: MNIFKQFVMSLYSPKTVAMFRFQKIGKTIGYVFVMMLISFIFVGTNIALSITNVVNEFEGALEEDIPSFQFQDGHLTSDISEPIIRQDGKQTFIFDTTGETTRDDLDQYSDVVAILDDRLIVVSAGQADTFDYGMMQDVSFQKSDIVNFLDSANTLLPLIISVIILVSYIFMTALKFIGITVLALIGLILKNTMKRKLSYGQLWILSAYTVTLPTIFFAITEALNIIIPGQFFLYWAVAIFFLSQVIKFVPLPKTTETE
- a CDS encoding DUF1002 domain-containing protein, with the protein product MRFKKWIAIMILVACMIPGVALADAAPGDIIVTLGEDLTDSQKQDLLKEMDVPADVETVTVTNEEEHQYLGEYISKAQIGSKAISSTKITVGEKDSGLNVETNNINWVTEEMYANALTTAGVTDADIYVTAPFEVSGTAALTGILKAYEVKADVEIPEEKKQVANEEMVKTVKLGDRVGAEKATELMTKIKQELAENPVETEEDLRALIQRVAEDVGITLTDEELNGLVSLFNKMKDLNIDWDQVKNNLENVRNNLSEFLNKEETQGFIRTILDFLIQLIEALKNLFK
- the ispG gene encoding flavodoxin-dependent (E)-4-hydroxy-3-methylbut-2-enyl-diphosphate synthase, which codes for MSEITHRTKTRPVRVGNLTIGGNNEVVVQSMTTTKTHDVEATVKEIHRLEEAGCQIVRVACPDMKAAEAIADIKKQINIPLVVDIHFDYKLALKAIEGGADKIRINPGNIGRKEKVEAVVKAAKEKGIPIRIGVNAGSLERKILEKYGYPTADGMVESALSHIKILEDLDFHDIIVSMKASDVNLAVEAYEKASKAFDYPLHLGITESGTLFAGTVKSAAGLGIILHKGIGNTVRISLSADPVEEVKVARELLKTFGLASNAATLISCPTCGRIEIDLISIANEVEEYISKIKAPLKVAVLGCAVNGPGEAREADIGIAGARGEGLLFRHGEIIRKIPEDTMVDELKKEVDKLAKEYHEKKEKEEAEQQV
- a CDS encoding nitroreductase; the protein is MDIIEAIRTRRTIGKVEDEVPDKKLIKTILEAGTWAPNHYRTEPWNFIVLSGKGRDVLGRIYGEFAIEDLTDPTEEEIELAKEKGFKKARRAPVIIVMIMEPSDQEKVVWVEEVAACACAAQNMMLAAHSLGLGSIWRTGEPTYTLKMKEAFGVSEKGQIMGFLYIGYPAAEPKASPRKPISEKTQWWDGE